In Sphingobacterium sp. PCS056, the following proteins share a genomic window:
- a CDS encoding winged helix-turn-helix transcriptional regulator, giving the protein MRKNQTINNRSGCKARITAITDTMEILSGKWKFHILGTLMEGGKIRFMDLLREVDGIAAKMLSKELQDMEMNHLISRTVLNTKPITVEYEVTEYGRTLEPIIDEIAKWGEAYRNAIFKKQQDQTSQI; this is encoded by the coding sequence ATGAGAAAAAATCAAACCATCAATAATAGGTCAGGATGTAAAGCGCGGATAACAGCGATAACAGACACTATGGAAATTTTATCCGGAAAATGGAAATTTCACATACTTGGAACACTCATGGAAGGTGGTAAAATACGCTTTATGGACCTGCTTCGCGAAGTAGACGGCATCGCTGCAAAGATGTTATCCAAAGAGTTGCAAGATATGGAAATGAATCATCTGATAAGTCGCACAGTCCTCAACACTAAACCCATCACTGTCGAATATGAAGTGACCGAATATGGTCGTACATTAGAACCCATTATAGATGAAATTGCCAAATGGGGTGAAGCATATCGAAATGCTATTTTTAAAAAGCAACAAGATCAAACATCACAGATATAA
- a CDS encoding YceI family protein — protein sequence MKKLSIVAVLASVILASCGGANGDKAQTGTEQQVAEQKGETFTVDTAVSTIKWKGYHKGGFDPRFGTLKSEGTVSLEEGAITGGSFVIDMNSVVTDKSSVDPAKSGGKTSADLDGHLKTGDFFEVEKYPTAKFEITSVTAFDASKDKSVIADATNIISGNLTIKDKTVNVTFPAKVNVTDNEVSVQSKFTINRQDWGLAYGTEGDPKDWMISQEVDMELNITAKK from the coding sequence ATGAAAAAATTATCAATCGTAGCCGTATTGGCTTCTGTCATATTAGCCTCATGTGGTGGCGCTAATGGAGACAAAGCACAAACTGGAACAGAGCAGCAAGTAGCTGAACAAAAGGGAGAAACTTTTACAGTTGATACAGCTGTTAGTACCATTAAATGGAAAGGATACCACAAAGGTGGTTTTGATCCAAGATTTGGTACTTTAAAAAGTGAAGGGACTGTATCTCTTGAAGAAGGTGCAATTACTGGTGGATCTTTTGTTATTGATATGAATTCTGTAGTTACAGATAAAAGTTCGGTAGATCCTGCAAAATCAGGTGGAAAAACTTCTGCTGACTTAGATGGGCATTTGAAAACTGGTGATTTCTTTGAAGTAGAAAAATACCCTACAGCTAAATTTGAGATCACAAGTGTAACTGCTTTTGACGCATCCAAAGATAAGAGTGTAATTGCTGATGCAACAAATATCATTAGCGGAAATTTAACGATTAAAGATAAGACTGTAAATGTTACTTTTCCTGCAAAAGTAAATGTAACAGATAATGAAGTAAGTGTTCAATCTAAATTTACGATCAACAGACAAGATTGGGGATTAGCTTACGGTACTGAGGGTGATCCGAAGGATTGGATGATTTCTCAGGAAGTAGATATGGAATTGAATATCACCGCAAAAAAATAA
- a CDS encoding MFS transporter has product MQLQIRDILKISILSTGIFLFVIDLFIINVSLPSIQETLQLTTSETQWIIILYVIGYASLLICSGNAGHYYGRKKIYLIGMLGFTTSSLICALSNTVYLLLFGRLLQGISSGLMVPQGIALLTFLFKEQEKRSLALGIYGSIAGVASILGQLLGGILPDQTWIDESWRLIFLINIPIGIFAFFMAYLTIPTTQAQPTLHINLISMFQLFGVLICLICPLILGPELHWPLWIIILLSTSILFILYFLKQQKNQYDLGHATLINFSLFNNKIFNLGLGAALAYYMVQDAYFIINSNYLQAYKHFTPTMTGIAFVYQGIGYVIASVIVSRFIQKNGKKIILIGLTMMVIGLIAHLFIYNQSKVPIQQLHGILFFYGLGCGTVLPSLMTIALKDLNTDLTGIGSGIYLTIQQIAICLGIALVLGIYLHDQKETFLQMKNLTHAYGLSTLISIVLLLGVAIFTILLPNKKDKIGH; this is encoded by the coding sequence ATGCAGCTTCAGATCAGAGATATACTTAAAATATCCATCCTCTCTACAGGGATATTTTTATTCGTTATCGACTTATTTATCATCAATGTTTCCCTACCCTCTATACAAGAGACACTGCAACTTACTACAAGTGAAACCCAATGGATCATTATTCTATATGTAATTGGCTATGCAAGTTTATTAATTTGTTCTGGAAATGCAGGTCATTACTATGGTAGAAAAAAAATATACCTCATCGGTATGCTTGGTTTTACGACTTCATCCCTCATCTGTGCGCTATCAAACACAGTATATCTATTACTATTTGGGAGACTTTTACAAGGTATAAGTTCAGGTCTTATGGTGCCACAAGGCATCGCATTGTTAACCTTCTTATTTAAAGAACAAGAAAAACGTTCATTGGCATTAGGCATTTATGGTAGCATAGCTGGAGTAGCGTCTATCTTAGGTCAACTGCTGGGAGGTATCCTTCCAGATCAGACCTGGATCGATGAAAGCTGGCGATTGATATTTCTCATCAATATTCCTATTGGTATTTTTGCTTTTTTTATGGCCTATTTAACCATTCCCACCACCCAAGCACAACCAACATTACACATCAACTTGATATCCATGTTTCAATTGTTTGGAGTACTCATTTGTTTAATCTGTCCTTTGATATTAGGACCTGAGTTACATTGGCCCCTATGGATTATTATCTTATTAAGCACTTCTATACTCTTCATACTATATTTTCTGAAACAACAGAAAAATCAATACGATCTTGGTCATGCTACCCTAATTAATTTCTCGCTTTTTAACAATAAAATTTTTAATTTAGGCTTAGGTGCCGCATTAGCTTATTACATGGTACAAGATGCTTATTTCATTATAAATTCTAATTATTTACAGGCATATAAGCACTTTACACCTACCATGACAGGTATTGCATTTGTATATCAAGGAATAGGCTATGTTATTGCCAGTGTGATAGTAAGTCGTTTTATTCAAAAAAACGGCAAAAAGATCATCCTTATCGGATTAACCATGATGGTAATCGGATTAATAGCACATCTTTTCATTTACAATCAAAGCAAAGTTCCTATTCAACAACTCCATGGAATATTGTTCTTTTACGGGTTAGGTTGCGGAACTGTACTGCCTTCTTTAATGACCATCGCTTTAAAGGATTTAAATACAGATCTTACTGGGATAGGTTCTGGTATTTATCTGACCATACAACAAATTGCTATTTGCTTAGGCATTGCGTTAGTGTTAGGTATATATTTACATGACCAAAAAGAAACATTCTTACAAATGAAAAATCTAACTCATGCTTATGGGCTTTCGACCCTTATTTCTATTGTCTTATTATTAGGAGTAGCAATTTTCACTATATTATTACCCAATAAAAAAGACAAAATTGGACATTAA
- a CDS encoding winged helix-turn-helix transcriptional regulator translates to MEEKNIKNFGSCCDVNGIFKIIGGKWKVLLIKSIAQQCPKRFGELKREMEDIAQTTLTMQLRELERDGIICRKVYPESPPRVEYKLSDMGKTLLPVIEMLDQWWVEYKEIQL, encoded by the coding sequence ATGGAAGAAAAAAATATAAAAAATTTTGGGAGTTGTTGCGATGTCAACGGTATCTTTAAAATTATAGGTGGAAAATGGAAAGTTTTGCTTATTAAGTCTATTGCGCAACAATGTCCAAAAAGATTTGGTGAGTTGAAAAGGGAAATGGAAGATATTGCGCAGACGACTTTGACCATGCAATTGCGAGAATTGGAAAGGGATGGTATTATTTGTCGCAAAGTTTATCCAGAATCGCCTCCTCGGGTTGAATATAAATTAAGTGATATGGGGAAAACATTATTGCCAGTTATTGAGATGCTGGACCAATGGTGGGTGGAATACAAAGAAATACAGCTTTAA
- a CDS encoding DUF4476 domain-containing protein: MLKKSYIIAIFLFCFSLTYSQNRIGSGGNVTIFSDRDPFYLFINGIQYNDQPSKQVRVEQLKDHLYDLQVEFVGRVKSSLSKKGVSVLNEDGEFLDLTYLANSIRSNRMRSLTLYAMFPADNHLPDPRDAQVFAYGRPKQIVDSESEYEYGHETYYGDEMTVSEFNAFLKTIDQGGFDNDKLKIASMSTSQVSFSLNQIKDVLKRFSWDEGKLAFAKMAYANCPEKRNYMLLTDQFSFGDSKNKLLDFIKNQPIDSEYLERMSEVELNSLIKMMSQSGFDEDKLKILATVSEKVAFPVASIKRILKELSWDQGKLSAAQKLYPNCLDKRNYAILLDEFTFLDYKNKFTAFVRNQK; this comes from the coding sequence ATGTTGAAGAAATCATATATAATCGCCATATTCTTGTTTTGCTTTAGTTTGACTTATAGTCAAAATAGAATAGGCAGTGGGGGAAATGTAACCATCTTCTCGGATCGTGATCCATTTTATTTGTTTATCAATGGTATTCAATACAATGACCAACCTTCAAAACAGGTGCGTGTTGAACAATTGAAGGATCATCTTTATGATCTTCAAGTTGAATTTGTCGGTAGAGTGAAATCTTCACTCTCGAAAAAAGGAGTTTCCGTACTGAATGAAGATGGAGAATTTTTGGATTTAACGTATCTAGCAAACAGTATCAGAAGTAATCGCATGCGTAGCTTGACACTATATGCCATGTTTCCTGCAGATAATCATCTTCCTGATCCTAGAGATGCTCAGGTATTTGCTTATGGAAGACCGAAGCAGATCGTTGATTCTGAATCGGAGTATGAATATGGTCATGAAACCTATTATGGGGATGAAATGACAGTATCCGAATTTAATGCTTTTTTGAAAACGATTGATCAAGGTGGATTTGATAATGATAAGTTAAAAATCGCTAGTATGTCTACTTCGCAGGTTTCTTTCTCACTGAATCAGATCAAAGATGTACTAAAAAGGTTTTCATGGGATGAGGGTAAGCTTGCTTTTGCCAAAATGGCATATGCAAATTGTCCTGAAAAAAGGAACTATATGTTGCTTACTGATCAGTTTTCTTTTGGCGACAGCAAGAATAAATTGTTGGATTTTATTAAAAATCAACCAATTGATAGTGAATATCTCGAAAGAATGAGTGAGGTTGAATTGAATAGTTTGATTAAAATGATGAGTCAAAGTGGTTTTGACGAAGATAAATTGAAAATATTGGCAACTGTAAGTGAAAAGGTAGCATTTCCTGTAGCTTCTATTAAGAGAATTCTCAAAGAACTGAGCTGGGACCAGGGGAAATTGTCTGCGGCGCAAAAGCTCTATCCAAATTGTCTCGATAAGCGTAATTATGCGATCTTATTAGATGAGTTTACATTTTTAGATTATAAAAATAAATTTACTGCTTTTGTTAGAAATCAGAAATAG
- a CDS encoding alpha/beta fold hydrolase: MIHSESSFHEIIDLNGSKHDIFKTLYFPKEKEAKATILILHGMQEHSGRYDDFARFLAAKGFLVMTYDHIGHGRSVKNKGALGYIQRQNPGVRLVDDGIEMAQLLANQYPHLPHFIIGHSMGSFITRCIVQEIGNLFCGVVLIGTGTMDQAAIIGERLLGLLNKILPKRKSTLINYSFGAFNNLKFKDEPNQKNSNWLSLAKENRDHFIADTLCGIPFSNNAFYATAYVANRGSGPNWTDHIPTTLPFLLESGEEDPIGNFGKGVIKTVQDLTTHGNNDVKYHLYPKMRHELLNESIKDEVYQQIVLWLDSKLHSPNT; this comes from the coding sequence ATGATCCACTCAGAATCCAGCTTCCACGAGATTATAGATCTTAACGGAAGTAAACATGACATTTTCAAGACCCTATATTTTCCAAAAGAAAAAGAAGCAAAAGCCACAATACTAATTTTACATGGTATGCAAGAGCATAGCGGTAGATATGATGATTTCGCACGCTTTCTGGCAGCAAAAGGTTTCTTGGTTATGACATACGATCATATAGGCCACGGACGCTCTGTAAAAAATAAAGGTGCCCTAGGTTATATACAACGTCAGAATCCCGGTGTCCGACTCGTAGACGACGGTATTGAAATGGCGCAGCTGCTCGCAAATCAATATCCCCATCTACCACATTTTATTATCGGACATTCGATGGGATCATTCATCACAAGGTGCATTGTACAAGAAATAGGAAATCTATTTTGCGGTGTAGTGCTTATCGGTACAGGCACGATGGATCAAGCTGCCATTATAGGCGAAAGACTTTTAGGGCTTTTAAATAAAATACTTCCTAAACGAAAGTCCACTTTAATTAATTATTCATTCGGAGCATTCAATAACCTAAAATTTAAAGATGAGCCTAATCAAAAAAACAGTAATTGGCTCAGTTTAGCCAAAGAAAACCGTGATCATTTTATCGCTGACACCTTATGTGGTATCCCATTTTCAAATAACGCCTTCTATGCAACAGCATATGTCGCCAATCGAGGTAGCGGTCCAAACTGGACAGATCATATTCCGACCACACTTCCATTTCTTTTAGAAAGCGGTGAAGAAGATCCGATCGGTAATTTTGGAAAAGGGGTAATTAAAACTGTACAAGATCTTACTACACATGGAAACAATGACGTAAAATATCACCTATATCCTAAGATGCGCCATGAACTCCTCAACGAATCAATTAAAGATGAAGTATACCAACAAATTGTACTATGGCTTGATAGCAAACTACATTCACCAAATACTTAA
- a CDS encoding Ku protein — protein sequence MRAIWTGAIGFGLVNIPVKLYSATDSSNLDFDMLDRKDQANIKFKRVNEKTGKEVIWKNIVKGYFLKDHYVLLEDADFEEASPEKSKIIALHAFVQLNDIDSIYFDTPYYLEPQKGGEKAYQLLEKALEKSKTAGLGSFVMRNVEHLAIVKPYKGSLLINKIRYEQEIRSIDELKLPANVKIKKEEMDMALQLIKQHSTAFDISKYKNEYTQDLIKIIHQKDKGKRASIRKINIDDTKASDLLARLKASLA from the coding sequence ATGCGTGCAATATGGACCGGAGCTATAGGATTTGGACTTGTCAATATACCTGTGAAATTGTATAGTGCAACTGACAGTAGTAATTTGGATTTTGATATGCTTGATCGTAAAGACCAAGCGAACATTAAGTTCAAAAGAGTCAATGAAAAAACAGGAAAAGAGGTTATTTGGAAAAATATTGTAAAAGGATATTTCCTTAAAGATCATTATGTACTCTTAGAAGATGCTGATTTTGAAGAAGCAAGTCCAGAAAAAAGTAAGATTATAGCCCTCCATGCATTCGTACAGCTAAATGACATTGACAGTATTTATTTCGATACACCCTATTATTTAGAACCCCAAAAAGGTGGAGAAAAAGCCTATCAATTGCTCGAAAAAGCATTAGAAAAAAGTAAAACAGCTGGCCTTGGCTCATTCGTCATGCGCAATGTGGAACACTTGGCTATTGTGAAACCATACAAAGGAAGCTTACTGATCAATAAAATACGTTATGAACAGGAGATTCGGTCTATCGATGAATTGAAATTGCCAGCTAATGTTAAAATTAAGAAAGAGGAAATGGATATGGCTCTTCAGCTCATCAAACAACACAGTACAGCATTTGATATCAGTAAATATAAAAATGAATATACTCAAGATTTAATAAAAATTATTCATCAAAAAGATAAAGGAAAACGAGCATCGATCAGAAAGATAAATATCGACGATACAAAAGCTAGTGATTTGCTAGCAAGATTAAAAGCAAGTCTTGCCTAG
- a CDS encoding glycoside hydrolase family 130 protein, with translation MYKPVQVNRKDIYFRPDTKRVLARFFSLGDERSVKVIHRVLQLSDEKQKEVFGQVLRSYSQRHRSIVKVFERNFDRVRHLLERLDTPTDKISMTAKLLIGSYFTMEYSIESAALFNPSIVEHPDQSELFKGEKRVIISFRATGEGHVSSIVFRSGYIDVENNIHLDVMGTLLDKPINIKNHRYNKSSFISKLMELHPNGALAMEKLTQNLTETFTYEELKRYVEEIRAGIEYTADNDGILKQAIWLASSHYEMTFSLDTAISERVIFPISDTEKRGIEDARFVRFITPKGEVIYYATYTAYDGFSILPKLLTTKDFYHFTVKPIHGEIANKGAAIFPRKIKGKYAMLCRIDGENNYIAYSDYINIWNEAIHLVQEPSSPYEFIQIGNCGSPIETTAGWLIITHAVGPMREYVIGASLLDLENPHIEIGRLSLPILTPNDMEREGYVPNVVYSCGAIVHNDQLIMPYAMSDYASTYATINLNDLIQAILQPEV, from the coding sequence ATGTATAAACCCGTTCAAGTTAATCGGAAAGATATTTATTTTAGACCTGATACGAAACGTGTTCTCGCCCGTTTTTTTTCATTAGGTGATGAGCGGTCGGTAAAAGTTATCCATCGTGTATTGCAATTGTCCGATGAAAAACAAAAGGAAGTTTTTGGACAAGTATTGCGTAGTTATTCGCAAAGACATCGCAGTATTGTTAAAGTTTTTGAGCGGAATTTTGATCGCGTACGTCATTTATTAGAGCGATTAGATACGCCAACGGATAAAATATCAATGACCGCAAAATTATTAATCGGCTCATATTTTACGATGGAATATTCAATTGAATCGGCTGCACTATTTAATCCTTCTATTGTTGAGCATCCGGATCAGAGTGAGCTTTTTAAAGGTGAGAAACGAGTCATTATTAGTTTTAGAGCTACAGGTGAGGGTCATGTATCATCTATTGTTTTTCGATCTGGATATATAGATGTTGAAAATAACATTCATCTGGATGTGATGGGAACGCTATTGGATAAGCCTATTAATATCAAGAATCACCGGTACAATAAGAGTAGTTTTATATCAAAGCTTATGGAGTTACATCCTAATGGAGCGTTGGCTATGGAGAAGCTCACCCAAAATTTAACTGAAACTTTTACTTATGAAGAATTGAAACGTTATGTCGAGGAGATAAGAGCAGGAATTGAGTATACAGCAGATAATGATGGGATCTTGAAGCAGGCTATATGGTTGGCTTCATCACACTATGAGATGACATTCTCCTTGGATACGGCTATATCGGAAAGGGTTATCTTTCCAATTTCTGATACGGAGAAAAGGGGTATTGAAGACGCCCGCTTTGTTCGATTTATAACACCAAAAGGAGAAGTTATTTATTATGCTACCTATACTGCATATGATGGATTTAGTATTTTACCGAAATTATTGACGACAAAGGATTTTTATCATTTTACGGTGAAGCCTATTCACGGTGAAATTGCTAATAAAGGTGCGGCTATTTTCCCAAGAAAAATCAAGGGTAAATACGCGATGCTATGTCGTATAGATGGTGAAAATAATTATATCGCTTATTCCGATTATATCAATATATGGAATGAAGCAATTCATTTGGTTCAAGAGCCTTCGAGTCCATATGAATTTATACAGATAGGAAACTGTGGTTCCCCGATTGAAACCACAGCTGGATGGTTGATCATTACTCACGCAGTTGGTCCTATGCGTGAATATGTGATCGGTGCTTCTTTATTAGATTTAGAGAACCCACATATTGAAATAGGCCGCTTAAGTCTCCCAATTTTAACACCTAATGATATGGAGCGGGAGGGTTATGTGCCTAATGTAGTGTATTCTTGTGGTGCAATCGTTCATAATGATCAATTGATCATGCCCTACGCTATGTCTGATTATGCATCGACTTATGCAACGATCAATCTGAACGATTTAATTCAAGCTATTCTTCAACCTGAAGTTTAA
- a CDS encoding glycosyltransferase family 4 protein — translation MKIAYISTYLPKQCGIATFTNDLIQSIDHQDSAITQHVIALSDQPYSYPEEVVFQINTHQQLDYIQAAHFINENKYDCVVLEHEYGIFGGNSGVYILSLINQLHMPLLVNLHTILEKPNIDERAILIEIAKRASIIVVMSSYAIDLLQKIYHVHENKIRLIPHGVPAFDYKQDIAKEQLQLANKKIILTFGFIARNKGIETVIQALPKVVQEYPETIYLIVGKTHPNVLLESGEEYREYLIELIKEKGLEQHVLFVNDFVSTEALTTYLTACDIYITPYINEAQITSGTLSFAVGAGAAVLSTPYWHAKDLLADGRGILFDFKNYKELKNILIDLFDNPKKLEDLRIKARHHGEKTTWNKLGHSYTKLFQNLFLAPLSPDTKTKIDRLESFPKFRWDHLDRLTNHVGIIQHATFATPNYREGYCLDDNARALLVSLMQHDAFGEKATKKRISTYLSYIYYAQREDGLFHNFMNFQNEFLEETGSEDSFGRAIWALGYLFNTAPYNDFYQLGSLIFFKAVPHFENLKSIRAIAYTMMGISEYLKQQPNDERITELLRKLAFKLVHEYEASADEDWKWFEPVLAYDNAIIPLAILMSNKFLNDDKLKEIGFTTFYFLENIIMQNGFLSIIGNQKWAKQNQNMSKFGQQPIDVTATVLLFREVFEITKNDEYFEKMIRSFEWFLGENDLKLPLYDHHTKGCCDGLETYGINRNQGAESTLCYFISYITIYKELKIKLQVEE, via the coding sequence ATGAAAATAGCTTACATTAGTACTTATTTGCCGAAACAATGTGGAATAGCAACTTTTACAAATGATTTAATACAATCCATAGACCACCAAGATTCAGCGATCACGCAGCACGTTATCGCACTTTCCGATCAACCATACTCCTATCCAGAGGAAGTCGTATTCCAAATTAATACTCATCAGCAATTAGATTATATTCAAGCTGCTCATTTCATAAATGAAAACAAATACGACTGCGTGGTATTGGAGCATGAATATGGCATATTCGGAGGAAATAGTGGCGTTTATATTCTCTCATTAATAAATCAGCTTCACATGCCCTTATTAGTGAATTTACACACCATACTAGAAAAACCAAATATCGACGAAAGAGCAATTCTGATAGAAATTGCCAAACGAGCATCTATCATTGTCGTGATGAGTTCATATGCGATAGATTTACTTCAGAAAATCTATCATGTACATGAAAACAAAATTAGATTGATACCCCATGGAGTCCCAGCTTTCGATTACAAACAAGATATAGCAAAAGAGCAACTTCAATTAGCTAACAAAAAAATTATCCTAACATTCGGCTTTATAGCCCGTAATAAAGGAATTGAAACCGTTATCCAAGCACTTCCTAAAGTAGTTCAAGAATACCCTGAGACGATCTACCTTATAGTAGGCAAAACACATCCTAATGTCCTGTTGGAATCTGGCGAAGAATATCGAGAATATCTCATCGAACTCATAAAAGAAAAAGGGCTAGAGCAACATGTCCTTTTTGTTAATGATTTTGTTAGTACTGAGGCATTGACAACTTACTTGACAGCCTGTGATATTTACATCACACCTTATATTAATGAGGCCCAAATAACAAGTGGTACACTTTCATTCGCGGTGGGAGCTGGAGCTGCAGTATTATCCACACCTTACTGGCATGCTAAAGATTTATTGGCTGATGGAAGAGGTATTTTATTTGATTTTAAAAATTATAAAGAATTAAAAAATATTCTCATTGATCTATTTGACAATCCAAAAAAACTTGAAGATCTTAGAATTAAAGCTCGCCATCATGGCGAAAAGACGACTTGGAATAAATTGGGGCATTCGTATACCAAATTATTCCAAAATCTATTTTTAGCACCTTTGAGTCCCGATACCAAAACAAAAATAGATCGCCTGGAAAGTTTTCCAAAATTTAGATGGGATCATCTAGATCGATTGACAAACCATGTCGGCATTATTCAACACGCTACCTTTGCAACTCCAAATTACAGAGAAGGGTATTGTTTAGATGATAATGCTAGAGCACTTCTCGTAAGTTTAATGCAACATGATGCATTTGGAGAGAAAGCAACAAAGAAAAGAATTTCGACTTATCTAAGTTATATTTATTATGCGCAAAGAGAAGATGGCCTCTTTCATAATTTCATGAATTTTCAAAATGAGTTTTTAGAAGAGACTGGATCGGAAGACTCCTTTGGTCGAGCTATTTGGGCATTAGGTTATCTTTTCAATACAGCACCATACAATGATTTTTATCAATTAGGTTCACTCATTTTTTTTAAAGCAGTACCGCATTTTGAAAATTTAAAATCAATTCGTGCAATTGCCTATACGATGATGGGTATATCTGAATATCTAAAACAACAACCCAATGATGAACGGATCACCGAGCTACTTCGTAAATTAGCGTTCAAATTAGTACATGAATATGAAGCCAGCGCTGATGAAGACTGGAAATGGTTTGAACCTGTACTTGCCTATGACAATGCTATTATACCTTTAGCTATACTCATGTCTAATAAATTTTTAAACGATGATAAACTGAAAGAAATCGGATTTACGACTTTTTACTTTTTGGAAAATATCATTATGCAAAACGGATTTTTATCCATCATCGGAAATCAAAAGTGGGCTAAACAAAATCAAAATATGAGTAAATTTGGTCAACAACCTATTGATGTCACAGCCACTGTACTCCTATTCAGAGAGGTTTTTGAAATCACCAAAAACGACGAATATTTTGAAAAAATGATTCGTTCTTTCGAATGGTTCTTAGGTGAAAATGACCTTAAGCTCCCTCTTTACGATCATCATACGAAAGGTTGTTGCGATGGGCTAGAGACCTATGGTATTAATCGAAATCAAGGAGCTGAAAGTACATTATGTTATTTTATATCCTATATAACTATTTATAAAGAATTAAAGATTAAACTTCAGGTTGAAGAATAG
- a CDS encoding CsbD family protein yields MSELTWKGRWNELKGKVKQQYADLTDDDLLYAEGKEDELLGKLQKKTGKTKEEVEDWLDKLK; encoded by the coding sequence ATGAGCGAATTAACATGGAAAGGTCGTTGGAACGAACTAAAAGGAAAAGTTAAACAGCAGTATGCGGATCTAACAGACGATGATTTATTGTATGCTGAAGGAAAAGAAGATGAGTTATTAGGTAAGCTTCAAAAGAAAACTGGTAAGACTAAGGAAGAAGTTGAAGATTGGTTGGACAAATTGAAATAG